In the Vulpes lagopus strain Blue_001 chromosome 16, ASM1834538v1, whole genome shotgun sequence genome, one interval contains:
- the SERP2 gene encoding stress-associated endoplasmic reticulum protein 2 isoform X2, which translates to MVAKQRIRMANEKHSKNITQRGNVAKTLRPQEEKYPVGPWLLALFVFVVCGSAIFQIIQSIRMGM; encoded by the exons ATGGTGGCCAAGCAGCGGATCCGGATGGCCAACGAGAAGCACAGCAAAAACATCACCCAGAGGGGGAACGTAGCCAAAACCCTG AGGCCACAAGAAGAGAAATATCCTGTGGGACCATGGCTGTTGgcactgtttgtttttgttgtctgtgGCTCAG CTATCTTTCAGATCATTCAGAGCATAAGGATGGGCATGTGA
- the SERP2 gene encoding stress-associated endoplasmic reticulum protein 2 isoform X1, producing MVAKQRIRMANEKHSKNITQRGNVAKTLRPQEEKYPVGPWLLALFVFVVCGSEVPDVRPSWVCPQMETALTKPWAAC from the exons ATGGTGGCCAAGCAGCGGATCCGGATGGCCAACGAGAAGCACAGCAAAAACATCACCCAGAGGGGGAACGTAGCCAAAACCCTG AGGCCACAAGAAGAGAAATATCCTGTGGGACCATGGCTGTTGgcactgtttgtttttgttgtctgtgGCTCAG AGGTTCCAGATGTACGGCCATCCTGGGTCTGCCCCCAGATGGAGACAGCCTTGACCAAGCCATGGGCTGCTTGTTGA